The Chitinivorax sp. PXF-14 genome contains the following window.
CATCTCACTCCACTGGTGTTATCAACCCGGAACTATACCGCGCAAACAAGACAAGCACATGACGCAAATACTTCAAGCAAACGATTGATTAATATCAACAATCCCACGTTCAAGCAGACTGTTCGACAAGCCGTGGGTAGCGGGCGGCCACAGATCGACGCGACCGGACGGCCCTCTTTCCGGCAAGCTGGCCGGCTGCCGCGCCGCGTCGCGCCCCGTGGGCTATAACCCAGATGGGGCGCCCTGCCCCGCCTCACGCCGACCGCCAGTGCGCATGGAGGATAGCCCCAGATGAACCAACGCGAGATACGTACCGTCGTCATTCCGCTGGAAATCACGCTTCACATCGATGGTCCGGGCAACGCCACGGTCAGCGCCGATCTGGCCCCCGGCCTGGCTGCGCCGGCGCTCGCCGCAGCCGCCATCACGCCCAGCGCACCGCCATTCGACGGCGATTATGAAAAGCGCCAGGGTTACGACCCGGATTTTCTCGGCGCGCGCTGGCGTGTGGGCTTGCCGCAGCTGTCGAGCCAGCTCGCGCAACAGGCGGCCAGGCTGATCCACCCCAGGCCCGACAACAGCCACATCCTGCACTACCACCATTTCAGCGTGGTGATGCACGCCGAGCGCCGCTTTGCCGTCTATAGCGCGGCCAACGTCAGTTTCACCCAGCGCTACAGCATGAACCGCCCCCGCGATGTATGGCGCATCGATCCGCGCATCGCCGCCAGCGCCCAGGTGGGCGCCGATTATTACGCGGACAATCAGTTCGATCGCGGGCACCTGAGCCGGCGCGAGGATCTCGAATTCGGCGACACGCCACTGATGGCGCTGCAATCGGCGGCCGACACTAACCATTTCACCAACTGCACGCCGCAGCACAAGCTGTTCAATCAAGGCAAGGCGCTGTGGCAGGGCATCGAGCGCCACATCCTGGAAGACGCCATCCTGAGCGGCCGTTTCAAGGCGCAGGTGATCACCGGCGCGGTGTTCGACAACGCCGACCCGCTCTACCGCCAGCTGCAGTATCCATTGCAGTTCTGGAAAGTCGTCGCCGCGGTCAACGACAAGGGCACGCTGTTTGCCACGGCCTATCTGGCAAGCCAGCGCGACACGATCGCGCAATCGGGGCTGGAGGCCGCGCCCGCGCTGCCGTTCACGCCCTACCGCACGTTTCAGCTGAAGATCGCCGAGGTGGAGCGGCTGACCGGCCTGCGCTTCGTCTGCGGCGCAAAAGACAGCAAGCCGCTGCGCCAGTACGACCCGCTGGAGCACCCGCTGCCGCCAACGGCCAGCGGCAACGCACCGGCACTGGCCGCGGGCGCGGCCCCCGTCTATATCGAGCTCCACAGCCTGGCGGACATCGTCCGCTGAGGCCGGTGGCCGAGCCATGAAAAAGAGCGCCCCGCGGGGCGCTCTTCATGCTCGGGATGTGCGGCACTCAGGCCTTCGGTACATCGCTGCCGGCGAGCAAGTCCTGGTAATCGTAGCGGAAACGCTCGTAGATGGCCTCGAACTGGAGCCGGTACTGGCTCGTCACATACGGCCGCATCGCGATCAGCACCTGCCCGATCGCGCGCTTGCAGGCAGCCTCGGTAATCGGTGTATTGGGCCGCAGCGCCCGCTCGAAGCTGAACCAGTTGTTGCTGATGACCTGGGCATTGAGCACCACGCCGATCAGGTCCTCGCTCGGCCAGTTGAACCAGCCGAGCCCCGACAGCTGATGGTGGATGCGGATCAGCGAGGGCACGATGACATCGCGCTGGAAGTCGTGATGCAACTCGGCGAGCTTTGGGTCGCGCTCGACAAAGCCGGGCAGATCGTAGAACAGGAAGCGGTAGCGCCACAGGGTATCGAACACGGCATCGAGATAGTTCGACAGGAAATCCGAGGTGACTTCCGCTGCCATCGGCGCCTGCAGGCGCTTGCTCATGTAGTCGCGATACTCGGTGAAAATATCGCGGATGATCTCTTCCTTGTTGCGGAAATGGTAATACAGGTTACCCGGGCTGATGCCCAGGTTCGCCGCGATATGGTTGGTGGTGACCAGACGCTCGCTGTGCTCGTTGAAGAGCTGCAAGCCGCTCTGGATGATGCGGTCGCGTGTCTTCATTATCCAACTCTCCCAAGGGGTTATTCGTTTCCGCCGGTGCCAGGAAGCGCGCGCGGCCTGGTGGCTGGCGGCGATTCCCGGGTTTTATTGCATAGCAGCATAGACGAAGGATAAGGGAGTTGCCGGGACTTTGGCTAGGCAAAACGCGCCAAATGACATTCGCATTTTTTGATATATCGCCACCGTCCCGGCCCCCGCGTCGGGCCACTGCAGCAGCGGCTCCGCGGCGGCGCCTGCCGCACTAGACCTCGTATTGCGTCACCGCCTTGCGCATGCGCAGCACCATCTGGTCGAGCACCGCCGCCATCTGCTGTGTTTGTTGCACCGACACCACATTGCGCTCGGTCATCGCGGCAACGCGCTCGACATTCTGCGCCATCACGTTCATCGCGCTGCTTTGTTCGGCCGACGACAGCGAGATGTGGGCCACCCTGGAGATCGCGTGTTCCATCTGCTCGTTGATCCGCTGCAAGGCGCCCTGGGCGTCGCGTACCAGCGTGACGGCATGGCCCACCTGGCCGGCACCGGCACGCATGCCGCTGACGGCACGCTCGGAATCGCGCTGGATCGCCACGATCAGCTTATCGATCTCCTGCGTCGCCTTACCGGTCCGCTCTGCCAGCTTGCGCACCTCGTCCGCCACGACGGCGAAACCGCGCCCCGATTCGCCCGCGCGCGCCGCCTCGATGGCCGCATTGAGCGCGAGCAGATTGGTCTGCTCGGCAATCTCCTTGATCGCGGCGGCAATCGCCCCGACCTCGGCCGAGCTGCGCCCCAGCGCCTCGACCTCTTCCGACGACGCCTTGACGGTTTCCGCCAGGCGCTCGATTTCCCGGCTGGCGCGCTCGGACAGCGTCGCCCCCTCCACCGCCGCCTGGCCGGTCTGCGACACACTATCCGAGGTAGTGCCGGCATTGCTGGCGACTTCCTGCACCGACACGCTGATCTGTTCGACCGCCGCAGCCGTCGAGGCCGTGGCCTCGTTCTGGATCTGCGCAGCCTGATGGATTTCCGACACGCCGCAATTCACCTCGCCGGTGGCCACGTGCACCTGCGATACCGCGTCGCCGATGCCTTGCACCGTCGCCTGTACCGACGACACGAAAGTACCGACCTGCCGCCCGATGGTGCCCACCACGTCGCGCCGCGACAGGTCGAAGCCGGATTTCAGGTTGCCCGACTCCAGCACATCGTCGAGATAGCCGCGCACCTGCCCCAAATCACGCTTGAGCCGTGGGACGAAGCTGAACAGCAGGTAGACACCGAACAGCAGGTTCAGCACCAGCAGCGTGTTGATCGCCGTCGCCCAGTCGGCGTGGCGCCATTGGGCCAGCGCCACGATCGCAGCCGTCAGCATCGGCAGCAGCGCGGCGCAGCTCAGCTGCACATGCAGGGCACCGAGCCAGTTGCGCCAGGCGGCCCGCTTGACAATGACGCGGCCGTTCTCGATGGCAAGCCGACTGTCGCCCTGCTTGATGCGCCGATAGGCGTCGGTCGCCGCCTCGATCTCGTCCCGTGTGGGCCGTGTGCGCACCGACTGGTAGCCGACGATCTGACCGTTTTCGCGCACGGGCGACGCATTCGCCACCACCCAGTAATAGCCGCCGTCCTTGCGCAGGTTCTTGATCACGCCGCGCCATGGCCTGCCGGCCTTGAGCGAGTGCCAGAGGTCGGCAAACGCTTCTTTCGGCATGTCCGGGTGGCGCACCAGATTGTGCGGTTGCCCGACCATTTCTTCCTGCTTGTAGCCGCATATATCGGCAAAAGCCTGGTTGGCTTCGACGATATAGCTTTTCAAATCCGTGCGCGAATAGATGAATACCCCGTCTGGAAGGACGGTTTCAACATTCGTCGGCGTCACCTTGCTGGCCATTCTCGTTCCTCGTTGGTGTGGCTATCTTAATTAGCCATTCATAATATTATTCTCCAGTCAATTCGTTATACTCCTGACCACTGTCCAACAATATATTCACTTGGAACTATTGTCTGGCTCTAATTTTGGTAGTAGGTCAGATGGCCTGATTGGTAGCCGTCCTGGCGAAAAAAATGGAGGCGTGTTCACGCCTCCATGAAGCTTCACCGGTATGGCCAGTGAAAGTGACAGACTTGAGATGCGGGGTCAGGCCGCGAGCAGGCGTTCGACCTCACCCCGCGCCGGCGCATACGCGCCCGCGCGGGTGGCCGCCAGGCCTGCCGTGGCGGCGGCGTAAGCGAGATGCTGGACTTCGCTCGCGGCCGGGCGCGACAGCAGGCTCGCCATCCAGCCGCCGATGGCGGCATCGCCACAGCCGACGGTATCGGCCACCTGCACGCGAAACGCCGGCTGACGCCACCCGTTTCCCTGGTGCAGCAGCGCCATGCCATCCGCCCCGCAGGTCAGCAGGATAGCCGCTTGCGGGGCCATGGCCTGCAGCGCCTGCAGGCCGGCGTCGGGGCTCAGGCCGGGGAACAGGCCACCCAGATCTTCGTCCGATACCTTGATGAAGTCAGCGAGGCCCGCCATGGTGTCGAGAATCGGTCGATAGGCCGGGTCGCGCATCGGCGAGCGGAAATTGGGGTCGAAGGCGATGCGCTTGCCGGCTGCATGTGCCGCCACCGCCTCGGCCACCAGCTTGTCGGCGAGCGGCTGGCGCGCCAGGCTGATGCAGCCGAAATGCACGATCTCCGCATCGCTGCGCCAGCCCGCAGGCAAGCTGCTCGGGTCGAAGTGCAGGTCAGCGCTGTCGCCGCCGACGAAAAAGTACTGCGGCGGATGCTGGGACGGCACCATGGCCAGCAGCGGCGGCTTGTCCAGCTGCTGCAGAAAGCGCATGTCAAGGCCGGCCAGCTGCGTGAGCCGGGCCAGTTCCTGGCCGAACAGGTCGGTGCTGACCGCGCCGGCGTAGGCCGTGGGCACGCCCAACTGAGCCCCGACGCGGGCCACGTTCCAGCAGGCGCCGCCGGCTACGGCCAGCCAGCGGCCGTCGTCCTGGCGAATGAAGTCGGTGAGCGCCTCACCGAATACCACGTAACGAGGGTTCATCTGTCGTATATCTGCTTCGAGTGTACCCGCCACGGCTTGCCGCTGCGGCGGGTGGGTTGTTGGAGTGATCGAGGCGGCTCAGCTCACCCCGCTGTGTTTCTGGCGCCACTTGTCGAGCACCACGGCGAGCACGATGACCACGCCCTTGGCCACATACTGCCAGAACGACGACACGCCGAGGATGGTCAGGCCGTTGTTCATCACGCCGATGATCAGGGCGCCGATCACCGTACCCCAGATCGAGCCGACGCCGCCCATCAGGCTGGTGCCGCCAAGCACCACGGCGGCGATCGCATCGAGCTCGTAACCCGTGCCCCAGTTGCCGTTGGCGCCATACAGGCGGCTTGCCGACATGGCGCCGCCCAAGCCCGCGAACAGGCCGCTGATCGCATACACGAACAGCAGTACCACGCCGACCTTGATGCCGGTCAGCCGGGCCGCCTGCGGATTGCCGCCCACGGCGTAGATGTGCAGGCCGAGCACGGTGCGGCGCAGGATGAACCACGACAGCACCACCACCGCTGCGGCCACCCACACCAGCCAGGGCAGGCCAAGCAGGCTGCCGTTGCCGAGCCATTCGAACGACGGGATGTCGCGGTTCAGCACCGTGGTGCCGTCGGCGAACAGGTAGGCGGCGCCGCGCAGGGCCGTCATCGTGCCGAGCGTGACCACGAAGGGATTGATGCCGAGAAACGCCACCATCGCCCCGTTCAACGCGCCCATGGCGAGCCCCGCCAGCAGGAAGGCAGGCAGGGCCAGCCCCGGCATGTGCTCGGGCAGCGAGGTGAGCATGCCCAGCACCGCCGCGACGGCAAGCACCGAACCGACCGACAGGTCGATGCCCGCGGTGAGGATGACGAAGGTCATGCCCGATGCCAGCACCAGGTTGATCGAGGTCTGGCGCAGGATGTTCATCGTGTTGTCGAGCGTCATGAAGTTCGACGTGCCATCGTCGCTCAGGTAGCGCGTCAGCGCATAGAAGGCGATGTAGAGGACGATCAGCACCGGCAGCATGCCGACACGGCGGAATAGCTGGCCCATGTTTTGTCTCCAGTTGGTCTTGTGTTGGCCGGCTACGCCGGCGGTCTGCCTCATGTCTTGCGGCGCCGCGCTCGCGACGGCCGATGCGTAGGTTCTCATGCTGCCTCCGTATGGGTGGCGAGCATCATGATCGCCTCCTGGTTCACGGCATCGCCGGCGAGCTCGCCGACCAGTACGCCTTCGCGCATCACCGCCACGCGGTGGCTGATGCCCATCACCTCGGGCAGCTCGCTCGAGATGCAGATCACGGCCACGCCTTCGGCCGCCAGCTCATGGATGATGCGATAGATTTCCGCCTTGGCGCCGACATCGACGCCGCGCGTCGGCTCGTCGAGAATCAGCACCCTGGGTTTGATGGCGAGCCAGCGCGCCAGCAAGAGCTTCTGCTGGTTGCCGCCGGACAGGCCGCCGACGATGCCCTCCGGCCCCGGCACCTTGACTGCCAGGCGCCCGATTGCATCCTGCGTCAGCTTGCGCAGCGCCGGGTGATCGAGCACGCCGGCCCGCGCATGCTGCTTGAGCACATTCATCGCGGTATTGGCGGTGGCGGACAGCTGCAGGAACAGCCCCTGCCCCTTGCGGTCCTCCGGCACATAGCCGATGCCGAGGCGGATCGCATCGAGCGGCTCGCGGATGTCCACCTCGCGGCCATCGAGCCGGATCGTGCCGGCCTGCCTGGCGTCGGCGCCGAAGATCATGCGCGCCAGCTCGGTACGCCCGGCGCCGATCAGCCCGGCGAGCCCGAGCACTTCGCCGGCATGCACGCGCAGCGACGCATGCCTGACCTTGGCGCTGCTGAAGCCTTCCACCTCGAGCCGCAGCGGGCCGATGGTGGCGTTGTTCTTGTGCTGATAGAAATCGTCGAGCGGCCGCCCGACCATCATCTGCACGATCTTCTCCGGCGACGACTCGGCGCGCGGCATGCTGCCGACGTAGCCGCCATCGCGCAGCACCGCGATGCGGTCGGCCAGCAGGTTGACCTCGGCCATGCGGTGGCTGATGTAGATGATCGCGATACCCTCCGCGCGCAGCTTGCGGATCACCTCGAACAGGCGCTCCGTCTCGCGGTCGGACAGCGCCGCCGTCGGCTCGTCCATGATCAGCACGCGGCTCTTGTGGATCAGCGCCCGCGCGATCTCCACCTGCTGCTGGTCGGCGATGCACAGCCGGCTCGCGGGCGTAGTGGCCGAAAAGCGTGCGCCGAGGCTCGCCAGCACTTCTTCGGCGCGGCGATTCATCTCGCCCTCGTTGACGCGGCCAAAGCGGCCGCGCGGCTCGGCCCCCATGAAGATGTTCTGCGCCACCGTCATGTTCGCGGCGATGGCGAGTTCCTGGTAGATCAGGTTGATGCCGGCCGCGCGCGCATCGGTGGGCGACTCGATGCGCACCGGGCGGCCGTCCAGCCTGATTTCCCCGGCGTCGGGCTGATACACGCCGGAGAGTATCTTCATCAGCGTGCTCTTGCCCGCGCCGTTTTCGCCCATCAACGCCAGCACCTCGTGGCTGCGGGCAGCGAGCTGCACCTGGTCGAGCGCCCGCGTCGCGCCGAAGCGCTTGCAGATACCCGACATCTCCAACACGATTTGACTCATCATGTTTCCTTGTCGACCGGCCAGCAGCGGGGCGACCGCGCGGGCCCGGGAAATGGGCTGGCGGCATGGGGCCGCCAGCGGCAGGCGATCAGTTCTTGGTCCAGCCCTGATAGCTGGCGATGTTGTCCTTGGTGATCGGCGGCGTCGGCAACAGCAGCGTCGGCTGGGCCGGGCGCTTGCCATTCATGATGTCGTAGCCGACGCGGATCGCTTCGGATGCCATCTTGTAGGGGTTTTGCGCGGTCGACACCGCAAACAGCCCCTTCTTGTCCTTGAGTGCGCTCTCGGCATCGGGCGCACCATCCACCGAGGCGATCAGCTTGAGCTCGGCGCGGCCGGCCTGCTTGACGGCCAGCTCAGCGCCGATCGCGGTCGGGTCATTGATGGCGAACACGCCGTCGATCTTCGGGTGGGCGGTCAGCAGATTGGCCATCACCTCCATCCCGCCATCGCGGCTGCCCTTGGCATCCTGGTTGTCGGACAGCACCTTGATGCCGGGGAACCCCGCCAGCACCTTCTTGCAGCCCTTCACGCGGTCGATCACCGAGGTCACCGGCGGGCCGTTGACGATCACCACATTGCCCTTGCCGCCGAGCTTCTGCGCCAGAAAGCGACACGATTCGGAGCCCGCCATGGCGTTGTCGGACATTACCGTCGCATCGGCGCCTTCCGCCCCCACATCCACCGCCATCACCACGATGCCGGCGGCGCGCGCCTTCTGCAGCGCCGGCGCAATACCCTTCGGGTCGGCCGCGTTGACGAGAATGATGTCCACCTTGTTGGCGATGAAATTCTCGATCTGGCCGACCTGGGTGTTGAGGTCGTACTTGCTCGATACCGTGGTGACCTTGACGTTGGCGCCGGCAATCTTTTTAGCCGAATCTTCCGCGCCGCGGCCGATGGCGACGAAGAACGGGTTGGCCAGGTCCCCCACGGTGACGCCGACGGACTTCAGCGGGCGCGCGGCCATGGCCGGGGCGGCAAGGCCCGTGATGACAGCGGCGGCAAGCAATGTGTAGGCGGTTTTCATGTTGTCTCCTGATATCTGATGAGTAGTCTCGACGCGGACGACGTCTGGCTCGCCACACCGAACTCAACGTAGGCCATCGCACCGATGGCAAAAACTATACACGTGAAAATTTTTAACAACAAGCCTACTCGTGAACATCAGGGATAGGTTATTTAGTTACCTTAAACTTAGCCAAAACTCGCCAACGCTAGGTAGCAAAATTTCACAAAGGCTAGAAAATTTGAGGGGGCCGCCCGCCACAACCATCGACAACATCAAAACTTGACGCTATACAAATCGCCACAACACTGCTACGGCAGGCCATACCAACCAAAGCCAGCCCAGGCTTGAGCGAGGCAATGTCAACTTATTTTCACCTATAATTTGACACGTAAATAATGTAGAATACCGGGCATGAAGACCCCTCCTCCGCCCCCCATGCCCGAGCAGAGCGCCGGCCCTGCCGGCGACGGCAGCCTCGTCACCATGCATGACGTCGCCCAGGCAGCCGGCCTGTCGCGCGCCACCGTATCGAAATACTTCAATGCCGACGACGGCCTCAAGGCCAGCACGCGCGCCAGGATCGAGAAGGCCTGCCGCGAGCTGGGCTATGTGCCGCAGATGCACGCGGTCAGCCTGGTCAAGGGCAAGTCCCACCTGGTGGGGGTAATCGTGCCGGCCATCGGCGAACCCTTCTTCGCCATGATGCTCGAGGTGCTGGAGCGCGAGGCGGCGCGGGTCGGCCTGCAACTGATCATCCAGAGCTCGAACAACGATCCGGCCCGCGAGGCCGCCGCCCTGCTCGCCTTCCGCGCGATGAAGCTGCATGGCGTGATCGTCACCGTGCTCGATGCCGAACAGAACCGGCCGCTGCTCGACAAACTGGAACAGGAGATGCGCATCGTCCACCTCGACAGCTACCTGCACCCGAACTGCCATTACGTCATGAACGACAATGTGCAGAGCATCGGCCTGATGACCGAATACTTCCTCAGCCGCGGGCGGCGGCCCTGCTACCTGGGTGCGCCGAAGATCGCCAACCCGTCGCGCGACGAGCGGCTGGCGGGATATGTGCAGGCGATGGAAAGGGCTGGCGAGACACCGCGCGTGATCCCGGTCGACACGCAGGCCTCGACCTGGGCCTTCGAGGCCTATGCCTACGAGCAGACGCTGAACTGGCTCGGCAGCGGCGAATGGCTCAAGGCCGAGATCGACGGCGTGATCTGCGCCACCGACCGGCTGGCGCTGGGGGTGATGCGCGCCTTCCGCAAGATCGGCAAGGAACCCGGCCGCGACATCTGGATCAGCGGCCACGACGACCTGGGCTTCGCCGAATACATTCAGCCCGGCCTCACCACGCTGCGGCAGGACATCGACAGCATCGGCCGCGCCGCGATCGAATGCCTGCAACTGCCCGACGAGCACTTCAGCGCCGATCGCCCCTATTTCCAGCAGCGCTTTCCTGGGCGGCTGGTATTGCGCGAGTCGGCCTAGGGCTGGGTGACGCTACCCGCAGCGCTGTGCCGCGTTGATGTGCCGGCGGGATGACGTACCGGTGTCGATGAGCAAGCCTGCGCGATGGGGGCTCAGCAGCCCGCCCTGTTCGCGCCGCGAACCCGCCCGCAGGCAGCGCCCATCGGCCAGCCCAGCCGGCTTAGTGCATGGGGCCGGCGCCATGCAAAGACAGCGGCACCCAATAGGGCGACGGCCCCGTAACCGGCGCCCGCCGCCGACTCAGTAACGATACTGCTCCACCGCCGCACGCATCTGCCCGGCCAGGCCATCCAGCTCGTCGGCCGTCGAGGCCGTCTCGTTGGCAGCCTGACTGCCCTGGCGCGCCAGGCTGGCGATATGTTCGACGCGCGTGGCGATCGCGCTGCTGGCGCGGCTGTTGGCCTGCATCGCCTGCGAGATGTCGGCCACCACCTGCAAGGTGCGGTCGGCCGCCTGCTGGATCTGCACCACGGTGTCGCCGACAGTGCGGGCCTGCAACACCCCTTCATCGACACGCGCGACGGCTTTCTGCATTTCCTGGGCGGCACGCATCGATTCATCCTGGGTGCGTGCGATGATCTGCGAGATCTGCGTCGTCGACTGGGCGGTGCGCTCGGCCAGCTTGCGCACCTCGTCCGCCACCACCGAGAAGCCGCGCCCGGCCCCGCCGGCCCGTGCGGCCTCGATGGCCGCGTTGAGCGCCAGCAGATTGGTCTGCTCGGCCACCTCGCGGATCACCAGCAGCACCTGCGAAATCTGCCGGCTCTCGGTCTCCAGCGCCGCGATCTGGCTCGATGCAGCGCCGACGGCCTCGGCGATCTCGTGAATGTTCTTCACGCTGGCGGCGATCACGCTCGCGCCATTGCGCGCCAGCTCGCCCGACTGGCTGGCCAGCTGGTGGGTCTCGGCGGTGTGCGACGACTCGGCCAGCGCATGCGCGCTGTCGGTCAGCCGCCGTGCGGCGTCGCCCATCTTGCGCATATTGGCCTGCATCGCGCCGAGCAGATTGTTGAAGACACCCGCCATGGCGCCCAGTTCGTCCCGCCGCTCGGCCGGCAGGCGGCGCGATAGGTCGAGGTCGCCGGCAATCGCCGCCACGGTGCGCTGCATCGCCTGCAGCTGGGTGACGATGCTCCTGCCGAACAGCCAGGCAGCAATCCCCACCGCCGCCGCGCCCAGCACGATCAGGCTGATCTGCTGCCACACGGCGGCATGCCAGGCCGCCTCGGCGCCCTGCTGCTCATTCCGGGCGTCGCCATCGGCGCGAGCCACCAGTCTGGCGAGCGCGAGCTCGGCCTGCTCGGCGGCCTGAGCCGCCGTCGTCGTGGCGAGCTTGAGCGCGGCCTGGTTATCGCCGCTCTCGGACTTGAGCCGGATCTGCTCGTGAACCTCGCGATAAGCCTTGAACTGGGCGGTAAAGCTGTCGAGCAGCGCGCGGTCGCCCGCCATGTAATGGTGTTGCGCCAGCTTGTGCAATTGCGCGTCGATCGCCTGCTCACGTGCTTCGAGCTGCTTCTGGATCGACTCCATGCGATCGGGGTCGATTTCGAGGATGTGCTGGTAGCCGAGAATGCGCACCTCGTGGAACATCGCCTTCATCTGGTCGATGCCCTGCAGGCGCTCCACCGCGAGCACGGTAACGCTGGCCACGGCCTGGTTGAGCCGGCTCATTTGAAACAGCGATACCGCGCCGACCATCAACGAAGACAACAAGGCAAAAGCAGCAAACAGATAGATCCGGGCACGGATGGTCATGACGGGTGGGGAGCGATAAAAGATTCGTAAATCATAATTTGCTAATATTAAAAACATGTGACATCTCCTCACCGCCTACCGCCTGGGCGCGTCGCCAGAGGCCTGCCTATACTGATGGTACTAACAACTTGTAAATTGATTTCCACATGCGCATACGCCATTCAATCCACGCAGGCCTCGTGCTGATCGGCCTCCTGGCTGGCCCCGCAGGCTGGGCCCGCAGCGCCATGGAAATCGCGGTCGAGGATGATGCCGCGCCTTGGTCGGCCAGGGATGGCACGGGTTTCGCCAACGACGTCGTGACGGCGGCCTATGCGGCGGTCGATACCCCTATCTCGCTCAAGGTCGTGCCCTACTCCCGCTGCAAGGCCCTGGTCGTCAACGCCGTGGTGCCGGCCTGCTTCAGCATGTCGTGGTCGCCCGAGTTGAAGGGTGTCGTGGCGTTCTCGCAAATGCCGATCTTCTCGGTCAGGAGTCAGTTCTTTCAGAGCACGGTCAGGCCCATCGGCGTCGACCACGCGGACCAGCTACCGCCCGGCACGGTGGTCGGGGTCGTGAATGGCTACGAATATCCCGATGCCGTCTACCACTTGCGCGATGAAGGCATCCTGCGTTTCGAGCCGGCGAATTCGGAGCAGATCAACCTGAAGAAACTGGCCATGGGGCGCATCCAGCTGGCGCTGCTCACCGACAATCGGATCAAGCCGAGCGAGGCGCTCATCGCCAGCGCAGGCGTCCGCGGACAGGTGCAATACGCCTTCGATGCCGGCGATATGCCCGCCTATATCGGCTTCAGCCTGCTGCATCCCGCCGGCAGCGAGGCAAAGAAGCTGTTTGATCGTGGTTACAGTGTCATTCGCGCCAACGGCACCCTGAAGCAGATCGAGAAGAAATGGAAAATGAGCTGACGACCTGTTCGCGCCCGCCATACCCGAACCACTCGATCCATCCGAAATGCCTCTCCGCCGTGACCGTATGTGACGTGGCGGCTCGACCGGCAGCAACGGCCGACCACGCCACTGCTGTTCGGCATCGGCTTGCTGGCGATCGCCTGGACGCGGCACGCCACACGGCCAGGTGCGAAGTAAGGAAACGACGGTCAGATTCAAAACATAAACCCGCTGCGTGCGGGTTTTTTGTTGTGCCTTACGGCCCGCAACGGCAAGCCCGGGCCCACCGCCCGCCAGGCGCCCTTGCGCTGGCTATCGCCCGGCAGCAGGCACCACGCGGCCAGTTTCATGCGGGGCATCACATATGGTTAAATTGCCGAGGCCCCGCCCCACCACAAGGAACCACCCCGATGAAATGCTGGATACTTGCCGCCGCCCTGCTCGCCGGCACAGTCATGGCCGATTGCGTGAACAAGTTCGACGATCCGTCCGGCAACAATTACCGGGTCTGCCG
Protein-coding sequences here:
- a CDS encoding DNA/RNA non-specific endonuclease, whose product is MNQREIRTVVIPLEITLHIDGPGNATVSADLAPGLAAPALAAAAITPSAPPFDGDYEKRQGYDPDFLGARWRVGLPQLSSQLAQQAARLIHPRPDNSHILHYHHFSVVMHAERRFAVYSAANVSFTQRYSMNRPRDVWRIDPRIAASAQVGADYYADNQFDRGHLSRREDLEFGDTPLMALQSAADTNHFTNCTPQHKLFNQGKALWQGIERHILEDAILSGRFKAQVITGAVFDNADPLYRQLQYPLQFWKVVAAVNDKGTLFATAYLASQRDTIAQSGLEAAPALPFTPYRTFQLKIAEVERLTGLRFVCGAKDSKPLRQYDPLEHPLPPTASGNAPALAAGAAPVYIELHSLADIVR
- a CDS encoding TetR/AcrR family transcriptional regulator translates to MKTRDRIIQSGLQLFNEHSERLVTTNHIAANLGISPGNLYYHFRNKEEIIRDIFTEYRDYMSKRLQAPMAAEVTSDFLSNYLDAVFDTLWRYRFLFYDLPGFVERDPKLAELHHDFQRDVIVPSLIRIHHQLSGLGWFNWPSEDLIGVVLNAQVISNNWFSFERALRPNTPITEAACKRAIGQVLIAMRPYVTSQYRLQFEAIYERFRYDYQDLLAGSDVPKA
- a CDS encoding methyl-accepting chemotaxis protein, giving the protein MASKVTPTNVETVLPDGVFIYSRTDLKSYIVEANQAFADICGYKQEEMVGQPHNLVRHPDMPKEAFADLWHSLKAGRPWRGVIKNLRKDGGYYWVVANASPVRENGQIVGYQSVRTRPTRDEIEAATDAYRRIKQGDSRLAIENGRVIVKRAAWRNWLGALHVQLSCAALLPMLTAAIVALAQWRHADWATAINTLLVLNLLFGVYLLFSFVPRLKRDLGQVRGYLDDVLESGNLKSGFDLSRRDVVGTIGRQVGTFVSSVQATVQGIGDAVSQVHVATGEVNCGVSEIHQAAQIQNEATASTAAAVEQISVSVQEVASNAGTTSDSVSQTGQAAVEGATLSERASREIERLAETVKASSEEVEALGRSSAEVGAIAAAIKEIAEQTNLLALNAAIEAARAGESGRGFAVVADEVRKLAERTGKATQEIDKLIVAIQRDSERAVSGMRAGAGQVGHAVTLVRDAQGALQRINEQMEHAISRVAHISLSSAEQSSAMNVMAQNVERVAAMTERNVVSVQQTQQMAAVLDQMVLRMRKAVTQYEV
- a CDS encoding carbohydrate kinase; the protein is MNPRYVVFGEALTDFIRQDDGRWLAVAGGACWNVARVGAQLGVPTAYAGAVSTDLFGQELARLTQLAGLDMRFLQQLDKPPLLAMVPSQHPPQYFFVGGDSADLHFDPSSLPAGWRSDAEIVHFGCISLARQPLADKLVAEAVAAHAAGKRIAFDPNFRSPMRDPAYRPILDTMAGLADFIKVSDEDLGGLFPGLSPDAGLQALQAMAPQAAILLTCGADGMALLHQGNGWRQPAFRVQVADTVGCGDAAIGGWMASLLSRPAASEVQHLAYAAATAGLAATRAGAYAPARGEVERLLAA
- a CDS encoding ribose ABC transporter permease, coding for MGQLFRRVGMLPVLIVLYIAFYALTRYLSDDGTSNFMTLDNTMNILRQTSINLVLASGMTFVILTAGIDLSVGSVLAVAAVLGMLTSLPEHMPGLALPAFLLAGLAMGALNGAMVAFLGINPFVVTLGTMTALRGAAYLFADGTTVLNRDIPSFEWLGNGSLLGLPWLVWVAAAVVVLSWFILRRTVLGLHIYAVGGNPQAARLTGIKVGVVLLFVYAISGLFAGLGGAMSASRLYGANGNWGTGYELDAIAAVVLGGTSLMGGVGSIWGTVIGALIIGVMNNGLTILGVSSFWQYVAKGVVIVLAVVLDKWRQKHSGVS
- a CDS encoding sugar ABC transporter ATP-binding protein → MSQIVLEMSGICKRFGATRALDQVQLAARSHEVLALMGENGAGKSTLMKILSGVYQPDAGEIRLDGRPVRIESPTDARAAGINLIYQELAIAANMTVAQNIFMGAEPRGRFGRVNEGEMNRRAEEVLASLGARFSATTPASRLCIADQQQVEIARALIHKSRVLIMDEPTAALSDRETERLFEVIRKLRAEGIAIIYISHRMAEVNLLADRIAVLRDGGYVGSMPRAESSPEKIVQMMVGRPLDDFYQHKNNATIGPLRLEVEGFSSAKVRHASLRVHAGEVLGLAGLIGAGRTELARMIFGADARQAGTIRLDGREVDIREPLDAIRLGIGYVPEDRKGQGLFLQLSATANTAMNVLKQHARAGVLDHPALRKLTQDAIGRLAVKVPGPEGIVGGLSGGNQQKLLLARWLAIKPRVLILDEPTRGVDVGAKAEIYRIIHELAAEGVAVICISSELPEVMGISHRVAVMREGVLVGELAGDAVNQEAIMMLATHTEAA